A genomic window from Ciona intestinalis chromosome 8, KH, whole genome shotgun sequence includes:
- the LOC100181357 gene encoding cAMP-regulated D2 protein-like, producing the protein METKLFLLFTLCLFGAAVAGPTVKTNNGHLFGVSEAEASVFYSIPYAKPPVGNLRFQNPVPIGYLGDIDVTNNTGVGCIGMRLMCSIGQCAEFESEDCLYLNVYVPTSVDLSDPANQPKATLPVLVWFHGGAFWFGAGLAPLYDGRFLAEKTGAIVVTLNYRYMPFGFLAMGSSAPGNMGFRDQQVALQWVQDNIGVFGGSNSQVTIYGESAGAQTIGLHLLSSVSKPLFTNAFMQSNPVSFTFKTSAEAVDLGTRLSKRTGCLTGSYNCLVQKSSEEIKSAFVKVMMGNMASGDFYGFIEPFAPVIDGVEFTQQQADAFAAGEWHTDKNVVIGTDFQELYLVSAMIPVALSYDRFVSMCEKMWPGISDDVIALYAPDPTVTDFRDAYGDMLTHYAFTCSSRSVARSAAATKDYFSNVFYFTNYHPLTGPDCPTLLGPLKRLCGYAYHSSELSYVWRTGPNVGQTYTEDEVPYVNAWTNYIGNFVFSGNVNKGLDAGLQSDLGSFVEWPQYQAPVAGSATGSSDWLSASLDAPYPSVEQEPLDHYCSYWDTIGYDFKIFGPGFAEALNIALNQE; encoded by the exons atggaaacaaaattgtttttgttatttacccTGTGCTTGTTTGGTGCAGCCGTTGCAGGCCCAACAGTGAAGACAAATAATGGACATCTGTTTGGTGTCAGTGAAGCAGAAGCATCGGTGTTTTACAG CATTCCCTATGCTAAACCTCCCGTTGGAAATCTGAGGTTCCAAAACCCAGTTCCCATTGGCTACCTTGGGGATATTGACGTCACCAACAATACTGGAGTCGGTTGCATAGGCATGCGGTTGATGTGTTCTATTGGTCAATGCGCTGAATTT GAATCGGAAGATTGTTTGTACCTCAACGTTTACGTACCAACGAGTGTCGATCTATCAGACCCAGCCAACCAACCAAAAGCAACTTTACCTGTCCTGGTTTGGTTCCATGGCGGAGCGTTTTGGTTTGGGGCAGGTCTTGCACCATTGTATGACGGCCGATTCCTTGCAGAGAAAACTGGAGCAATCGTGGTCACACTGAACTACAGATATA TGCCGTTCGGTTTTCTTGCGATGGGATCTTCTGCTCCTGGAAATATGGGTTTCCGTGACCAGCAGGTGGCGCTACAGTGGGTGCAGGATAACATTGGGGTATTTGGTGGGAGCAATTCACAG GTAACGATATATGGTGAGAGCGCTGGAGCTCAAACTATTGGTCTGCATCTTCTTTCTTCAGTGAGCAAACCGCTATTCACCAATGCATTCATGCAAAGTAATCCTGTTTCATTTACTTTCAAAACCTCAGCAGAAGCTGTAGATTTGGGAACCCGACTTTCAAAACGCACTGGGTGTCTCACTGGAAGTTACAACTGCTTAGT TCAAAAATCCTCTGAAGAAATCAAGAGCGCCTTCGTTAAGGTCATGATGGGAAACATGGCAAGCGGAGACTTTTACGGATTCATTGAACCATTTGCTCCAGTTATCGATGGTGTGGAATTCACTCAACAGCAAGCGGATGCCTTTGCT GCAGGGGAATGGCACACGGATAAGAACGTCGTCATTGGAACAGATTTCCAAGAATTGTATTTGGTTTCTGCCATGATTCCTGTAGCTCTTTCTTACGAT AGGTTCGTATCGATGTGTGAAAAGATGTGGCCGGGAATCTCAGATGATGTAATTGCCCTGTATGCACCTGACCCAACTGTTACAGATTTCAG AGACGCCTACGGGGACATGTTAACTCACTACGCGTTCACTTGCTCGTCAAGATCCGTTGCACGCTCCGCCGCAGCAACAAAAGATTATTTCAGTAACGTGTTTTACTTTACCAACTACCATCCTCTTACTGGCCCAGATTGCCCCACACTTCTTGGACCACTtaag AGATTATGCGGATACGCATATCACTCCTCTGAGTTAAGTTACGTGTGGAGAACCGGACCCAACGTTGGCCAAACTTACACCGAGGATGAGGTTCCGTACGTTAACGCCTGGACCAACTATATCG GTAACTTTGTGTTCAGTGGTAACGTGAACAAAGGATTGGATGCTGGTTTGCAAAGCGACCTTGGCAGTTTCGTGGAATGGCCGCAGTACCAAGCTCCTGTTGCTGGTTCTGCAACCGGATCTTCTGACTGGCTCAGTGCGTCACTGGATGCCCCATATCCGAGTGTCGAGCAAGAACCCTTGGATCATTATTGCTCTTACTGGGATACTATCGGTTACGATTTCAAAATCTTTGGCCCGGGTTTTGCCGAAGCTTTGAACATCGCACTTAACCAGGAATAA
- the LOC100179013 gene encoding dual specificity protein phosphatase CDC14A-like isoform X1, giving the protein MKIPFLSWILHSQKFQFLCGIVQMYLASALKHMHISDPHLDRFDAKTSMKKDAFESSNISSLRHSAASDDSDLVSAAEIIRDQFYFATLRSKPKSTSHTHYFNVDDELIYENFYADFGPLNLAQLHRYCCKVNKKLKSISLAKKKIVHYTSFDARKRANAAFLIGAYQIIHLKRTPEEAYRPLVSGSSPPYLPYRDASFGPCSYNLTLLDCLHAVDRAITHRFYCPDTFDPDEYEHYERVENGDFNWVLPEKFLAFSGPHPRSKIENGYPLHAPEAYFPYFRKHGVSCIVRLNKKMYDARRFQDAGFDHHDLFFVDGSTPSDSILKRFLDICENTDGAIAVHCKAGLGRTGTLIACYMMKHYRFTAAECIAWIRIARPGSIIGPQQHYLEDKQHSMWVQGDIYRAEVNQGRGNRLCMRRVTSEIDDISLRDRNNNNDDVTSVGGTGDEHGTAIFSIVDKSKDAGVTTRSRSGVGMSQGDRLRAVKARRHPRSATTGTLKLDDTRSHARSPSQPAARHTRHSSHSNYESNVDPAGVASPLKSSKFSSSNNYSSPGIVTRSKARSTSASLSAKSYPALASLLDTSSSYGNSDDHTSFPVGSSAYSYRRKARGSTENVSNTGKSHPQPRASDGSYSRTRRSESRSRNSSNRGQDFSLHGSSVKYLSRSQPSI; this is encoded by the exons ATGAAAATCCCCTTTTTAAGTTGGATCCTCCACAGCCAAAAGTTTCAATTTTTGTGCGGCATCGTTCAAATGTATTTGGCTTCTGCGTTGAAGCACATGCACATAAGTGACCCGCATCTCGATCGTTTTGATGCAAAAACTTCAATGAAGAAAGACGCTTTCGAAAGTTCCAATATTTCATCTTTGCGTCACTCAGCTGCGTCAGATGACAGCGACCTTGTCAGTGCTGCGGAGATAATTAGag ATCAGTTTTACTTTGCGACGTTAAGGAGCAAACCCAAAAGCACATCCCACACTCACTACTTTAACGTGGATGATGAACTGATTTACGAAAA tttttatgcCGACTTCGGCCCTCTAAACCTGGCTCAACTCCACCGCTACTGTTGCAAAGTAAACAAGAAATTGAag tcaATTTCGTTAGCCAAAAAAAAGATTGTGCACTACACATCATTTGATGCGAGGAAACGTGCAAACGCTGCTTTTTTAATTGGTGCTTACCAG ATCATTCATTTAAAGAGAACACCAGAGGAAGCCTACAGACCCTTGGTATCTGGCAGCAGTCCACCATATCTACCATACAG GGATGCATCATTTGGACCATGCTCGTACAACTTGACACTACTAGATTGCTTACATGCGGTGGACAGAGCAATCACACACAGGTTCTACTGTCCGGATACATTTGATCCAGATGAGTATGAGCATTATGAAAGAGTGGAAAATGGGGATTTTAACTGGGTTTTACCGGAAAAGTTTCTTGCATTCAGTGGTCCACACCCAAGGAGTAAAATTGAAAACG GCTACCCTCTGCACGCCCCTGAGGCTTATTTCCCATATTTCCGTAAACACGGCGTATCCTGCATAGTTCGACTTAATAAAAAGATGTACGATGCCAGGAGGTTCCAG GACGCTGGGTTCGACCATCATGATTTGTTCTTTGTTGATGGCAGTACACCATCCGATTCAATACTCAAACGATTCTTGGATATTTGCGAAAACACAGacggagcaattgcagttcaTTGTAAAG CCGGCTTGGGTCGCACTGGTACCTTGATAGCATGTTATATGATGAAGCATTACCGATTCACCGCAGCAGAGTGTATCGCGTGGATACGCATTGCCCGACCTGGCTCTATCATTGGTCCGCAACAACACTATCTAGAAGA CAAGCAACACAGCATGTGGGTACAAGGAGATATCTACAGGGCCGAGGTTAACCAGGGAAGAGGGAACCGTCTCTGCATGCGCCGTGTCACATCAGAAATAGACGATATTTCTCTGCGCGACAGGAACAACAacaatgatgacgtcacaagcgtAGGCGGGACCGGAGACGAACACGGGACCGCCATCTTCTCAATAGTGGATAAATCGAAG GACGCTGGGGTTACCACACGCAGCAGGTCAGGGGTTGGTATGTCCCAGGGCGACCGTTTGAGGGCGGTAAAAGCACGTCGACACCCTCGTTCGGCCACCACGGGGACGTTAAA ATTGGATGACACGAGATCACATGCACGATCACCCTCCCAACCTGCAGCTCGTCATACGAGGCATTCAAGTCATAGCAATTATGAAAGTAATGTCGATCCCGCTGGTGTTGCTTCTCCACTCAAATCGTCCAAGTTTTCGAGCTCAAACAACTACAGCTCACCTGGTATTGTAACTCGTAGCAAGGCGAGGTCGACAAGCGCAAGTCTCTCTGCTAAAAG CTATCCAGCGCTAGCTAGTCTGCTTGACACGAGCTCTTCGTATGGCAACAGTGACGACCACACCTCGTTTCCCGTCGGTTCTTCTGCTTATTCCTATCGGCGTAAAGCGCGCGGCTCGACGGAGAACGTCTCCAACACTGGGAAATCTCATCCCCAGCCGCGGGCCAGCGACGGCTCATATTCCCGCACCCGACGCAGCGAGAGTCGATCCCGGAATAGTTCGAACCGCGGTCAGGACTTCAGCTTGCATGGCTCGAGTGTAAAGTATCTCTCCCGGTCGCAGCCT tCGATCTAG
- the LOC100179013 gene encoding dual specificity protein phosphatase CDC14A-like isoform X2 codes for MKIPFLSWILHSQKFQFLCGIVQMYLASALKHMHISDPHLDRFDAKTSMKKDAFESSNISSLRHSAASDDSDLVSAAEIIRDQFYFATLRSKPKSTSHTHYFNVDDELIYENFYADFGPLNLAQLHRYCCKVNKKLKSISLAKKKIVHYTSFDARKRANAAFLIGAYQIIHLKRTPEEAYRPLVSGSSPPYLPYRDASFGPCSYNLTLLDCLHAVDRAITHRFYCPDTFDPDEYEHYERVENGDFNWVLPEKFLAFSGPHPRSKIENGYPLHAPEAYFPYFRKHGVSCIVRLNKKMYDARRFQDAGFDHHDLFFVDGSTPSDSILKRFLDICENTDGAIAVHCKAGLGRTGTLIACYMMKHYRFTAAECIAWIRIARPGSIIGPQQHYLEDKQHSMWVQGDIYRAEVNQGRGNRLCMRRVTSEIDDISLRDRNNNNDDVTSVGGTGDEHGTAIFSIVDKSKDAGVTTRSRSGVGMSQGDRLRAVKARRHPRSATTGTLKLDDTRSHARSPSQPAARHTRHSSHSNYESNVDPAGVASPLKSSKFSSSNNYSSPGIVTRSKARSTSASLSAKSDDHTSFPVGSSAYSYRRKARGSTENVSNTGKSHPQPRASDGSYSRTRRSESRSRNSSNRGQDFSLHGSSVKYLSRSQPSI; via the exons ATGAAAATCCCCTTTTTAAGTTGGATCCTCCACAGCCAAAAGTTTCAATTTTTGTGCGGCATCGTTCAAATGTATTTGGCTTCTGCGTTGAAGCACATGCACATAAGTGACCCGCATCTCGATCGTTTTGATGCAAAAACTTCAATGAAGAAAGACGCTTTCGAAAGTTCCAATATTTCATCTTTGCGTCACTCAGCTGCGTCAGATGACAGCGACCTTGTCAGTGCTGCGGAGATAATTAGag ATCAGTTTTACTTTGCGACGTTAAGGAGCAAACCCAAAAGCACATCCCACACTCACTACTTTAACGTGGATGATGAACTGATTTACGAAAA tttttatgcCGACTTCGGCCCTCTAAACCTGGCTCAACTCCACCGCTACTGTTGCAAAGTAAACAAGAAATTGAag tcaATTTCGTTAGCCAAAAAAAAGATTGTGCACTACACATCATTTGATGCGAGGAAACGTGCAAACGCTGCTTTTTTAATTGGTGCTTACCAG ATCATTCATTTAAAGAGAACACCAGAGGAAGCCTACAGACCCTTGGTATCTGGCAGCAGTCCACCATATCTACCATACAG GGATGCATCATTTGGACCATGCTCGTACAACTTGACACTACTAGATTGCTTACATGCGGTGGACAGAGCAATCACACACAGGTTCTACTGTCCGGATACATTTGATCCAGATGAGTATGAGCATTATGAAAGAGTGGAAAATGGGGATTTTAACTGGGTTTTACCGGAAAAGTTTCTTGCATTCAGTGGTCCACACCCAAGGAGTAAAATTGAAAACG GCTACCCTCTGCACGCCCCTGAGGCTTATTTCCCATATTTCCGTAAACACGGCGTATCCTGCATAGTTCGACTTAATAAAAAGATGTACGATGCCAGGAGGTTCCAG GACGCTGGGTTCGACCATCATGATTTGTTCTTTGTTGATGGCAGTACACCATCCGATTCAATACTCAAACGATTCTTGGATATTTGCGAAAACACAGacggagcaattgcagttcaTTGTAAAG CCGGCTTGGGTCGCACTGGTACCTTGATAGCATGTTATATGATGAAGCATTACCGATTCACCGCAGCAGAGTGTATCGCGTGGATACGCATTGCCCGACCTGGCTCTATCATTGGTCCGCAACAACACTATCTAGAAGA CAAGCAACACAGCATGTGGGTACAAGGAGATATCTACAGGGCCGAGGTTAACCAGGGAAGAGGGAACCGTCTCTGCATGCGCCGTGTCACATCAGAAATAGACGATATTTCTCTGCGCGACAGGAACAACAacaatgatgacgtcacaagcgtAGGCGGGACCGGAGACGAACACGGGACCGCCATCTTCTCAATAGTGGATAAATCGAAG GACGCTGGGGTTACCACACGCAGCAGGTCAGGGGTTGGTATGTCCCAGGGCGACCGTTTGAGGGCGGTAAAAGCACGTCGACACCCTCGTTCGGCCACCACGGGGACGTTAAA ATTGGATGACACGAGATCACATGCACGATCACCCTCCCAACCTGCAGCTCGTCATACGAGGCATTCAAGTCATAGCAATTATGAAAGTAATGTCGATCCCGCTGGTGTTGCTTCTCCACTCAAATCGTCCAAGTTTTCGAGCTCAAACAACTACAGCTCACCTGGTATTGTAACTCGTAGCAAGGCGAGGTCGACAAGCGCAAGTCTCTCTGCTAAAAG TGACGACCACACCTCGTTTCCCGTCGGTTCTTCTGCTTATTCCTATCGGCGTAAAGCGCGCGGCTCGACGGAGAACGTCTCCAACACTGGGAAATCTCATCCCCAGCCGCGGGCCAGCGACGGCTCATATTCCCGCACCCGACGCAGCGAGAGTCGATCCCGGAATAGTTCGAACCGCGGTCAGGACTTCAGCTTGCATGGCTCGAGTGTAAAGTATCTCTCCCGGTCGCAGCCT tCGATCTAG
- the LOC100179013 gene encoding dual specificity protein phosphatase CDC14C-like isoform X3 → MKIPFLSWILHSQKFQFLCGIVQMYLASALKHMHISDPHLDRFDAKTSMKKDAFESSNISSLRHSAASDDSDLVSAAEIIRDQFYFATLRSKPKSTSHTHYFNVDDELIYENFYADFGPLNLAQLHRYCCKVNKKLKSISLAKKKIVHYTSFDARKRANAAFLIGAYQIIHLKRTPEEAYRPLVSGSSPPYLPYRDASFGPCSYNLTLLDCLHAVDRAITHRFYCPDTFDPDEYEHYERVENGDFNWVLPEKFLAFSGPHPRSKIENGYPLHAPEAYFPYFRKHGVSCIVRLNKKMYDARRFQDAGFDHHDLFFVDGSTPSDSILKRFLDICENTDGAIAVHCKAGLGRTGTLIACYMMKHYRFTAAECIAWIRIARPGSIIGPQQHYLEDKQHSMWVQGDIYRAEVNQGRGNRLCMRRVTSEIDDISLRDRNNNNDDVTSVGGTGDEHGTAIFSIVDKSKDAGVTTRSRSGVGMSQGDRLRAVKARRHPRSATTGTLKLDDTRSHARSPSQPAARHTRHSSHSNYESNVDPAGVASPLKSSKFSSSNNYSSPGIVTRSKARSTSASLSAKSRSSPRSYTTRSSTRIYT, encoded by the exons ATGAAAATCCCCTTTTTAAGTTGGATCCTCCACAGCCAAAAGTTTCAATTTTTGTGCGGCATCGTTCAAATGTATTTGGCTTCTGCGTTGAAGCACATGCACATAAGTGACCCGCATCTCGATCGTTTTGATGCAAAAACTTCAATGAAGAAAGACGCTTTCGAAAGTTCCAATATTTCATCTTTGCGTCACTCAGCTGCGTCAGATGACAGCGACCTTGTCAGTGCTGCGGAGATAATTAGag ATCAGTTTTACTTTGCGACGTTAAGGAGCAAACCCAAAAGCACATCCCACACTCACTACTTTAACGTGGATGATGAACTGATTTACGAAAA tttttatgcCGACTTCGGCCCTCTAAACCTGGCTCAACTCCACCGCTACTGTTGCAAAGTAAACAAGAAATTGAag tcaATTTCGTTAGCCAAAAAAAAGATTGTGCACTACACATCATTTGATGCGAGGAAACGTGCAAACGCTGCTTTTTTAATTGGTGCTTACCAG ATCATTCATTTAAAGAGAACACCAGAGGAAGCCTACAGACCCTTGGTATCTGGCAGCAGTCCACCATATCTACCATACAG GGATGCATCATTTGGACCATGCTCGTACAACTTGACACTACTAGATTGCTTACATGCGGTGGACAGAGCAATCACACACAGGTTCTACTGTCCGGATACATTTGATCCAGATGAGTATGAGCATTATGAAAGAGTGGAAAATGGGGATTTTAACTGGGTTTTACCGGAAAAGTTTCTTGCATTCAGTGGTCCACACCCAAGGAGTAAAATTGAAAACG GCTACCCTCTGCACGCCCCTGAGGCTTATTTCCCATATTTCCGTAAACACGGCGTATCCTGCATAGTTCGACTTAATAAAAAGATGTACGATGCCAGGAGGTTCCAG GACGCTGGGTTCGACCATCATGATTTGTTCTTTGTTGATGGCAGTACACCATCCGATTCAATACTCAAACGATTCTTGGATATTTGCGAAAACACAGacggagcaattgcagttcaTTGTAAAG CCGGCTTGGGTCGCACTGGTACCTTGATAGCATGTTATATGATGAAGCATTACCGATTCACCGCAGCAGAGTGTATCGCGTGGATACGCATTGCCCGACCTGGCTCTATCATTGGTCCGCAACAACACTATCTAGAAGA CAAGCAACACAGCATGTGGGTACAAGGAGATATCTACAGGGCCGAGGTTAACCAGGGAAGAGGGAACCGTCTCTGCATGCGCCGTGTCACATCAGAAATAGACGATATTTCTCTGCGCGACAGGAACAACAacaatgatgacgtcacaagcgtAGGCGGGACCGGAGACGAACACGGGACCGCCATCTTCTCAATAGTGGATAAATCGAAG GACGCTGGGGTTACCACACGCAGCAGGTCAGGGGTTGGTATGTCCCAGGGCGACCGTTTGAGGGCGGTAAAAGCACGTCGACACCCTCGTTCGGCCACCACGGGGACGTTAAA ATTGGATGACACGAGATCACATGCACGATCACCCTCCCAACCTGCAGCTCGTCATACGAGGCATTCAAGTCATAGCAATTATGAAAGTAATGTCGATCCCGCTGGTGTTGCTTCTCCACTCAAATCGTCCAAGTTTTCGAGCTCAAACAACTACAGCTCACCTGGTATTGTAACTCGTAGCAAGGCGAGGTCGACAAGCGCAAGTCTCTCTGCTAAAAG tCGATCTAGCCCGAGATCCTACACTACAAGATCTAGCACACGAATCTACACATAA
- the LOC100183715 gene encoding protein Asterix has protein sequence MDSTPNDELKGRNYAIVRYKPKAANASDDPVPDYMNLLAMIFSMCGLMLKIKWCAWCAVFCSLISFANSRSSEDSRQVLSSFMLSVSAVVMTYLQNPAPMVTPW, from the exons ATGGATTCTACACCAAATGACGAACTCAAGGGACGGAATTACGCTATCGTAAG ATATAAGCCAAAAGCAGCGAATGCGTCTGATGACCCAGTACCTGATTATATGAATTTGCTAGCTATGATATTCAGCATGTGTGGTTTAATGCTAAAG ATTAAATGGTGTGCCTGGTGTGCGGTATTTTGTTCACTCATAAGCTTTGCTAATTCTCGTTCTTCAGAAGACAGCAGACAAGTTTTAAGCAGCTTCAT GCTCTCTGTATCTGCCGTTGTGATGACATATCTTCAAAACCCAGCACCTATGGTTACACCATGGTGA
- the LOC100184512 gene encoding U6 snRNA-associated Sm-like protein LSm4 — MLPLSLLKTAVNHPMLVELKNGETYNGHLVSCDNWMNINLREVICTSRDGDHFWRMPECYIRGSTIKYLRIPDEVIDMVKEDSMSKGRGRVGPGRGRGKAVFGGRGRGGSGQGRGGAKKSSRGKSRE, encoded by the exons ATG cTTCCGTTATCGCTGTTAAAAACTGCCGTCAATCATCCAATG ttggtTGAGTTAAAAAATGGCGAAACTTACAACGGTCACTTAGTGAGTTGCGATAATTGGATGAATATTAATCTTCGGGAGGTTATTTGCACTTCAAGG GATGGCGACCACTTTTGGAGAATGCCAGAGTGTTACATCAGAGGAAGTaccattaaatatttaagaatTCCTGATGAAGTGATTGATATGGTAAAGGAAGACTCTATGAGCAAAGGAAGGGGTCGTGTGGGGCCAGGACGGGGTAGgggaaaag CTGTGTTTGGTGGGAGAGGCAGAGGTGGATCAGGACAAGGAAGAGGAGGGGCAAAAAAATCTTCCAGAGGAAAATCAAGAGAATAA